The stretch of DNA CGGAAAAAACGACGCTTTTTATCCAAAGCGAAATAAAAGAGCATGCGGAGCTTTATTTGATTTTTAATATGATTACACCTGTAAGTTGGCTTGAGAGAAATCCGACATATAAAGACGCTATGCAGCAAGAAGAGTATAAGAAAAAAAATAACGCCGGATTTTTGACATATCCTGTTTTACAAACAGCGGATATCGTACTTTATGATGCGGATTTGGTGCCTATCGGTGAAGACCAAAAACCTCATTTGGAACTTGCAAGGGATATCGTTAATAGATTCCATTATCTTTATAAAACCGAAATATTTAAAGAGCCTCAAGAGATGCTAACTGAAGTACCGAGACTTCCGGGGCTTGACGGTAGAAAAATGAGTAAAAGCTTTAATAACGCTATTTATCTTGACGAAACTCCAGAAGAAATTTGGGCAAAAGTAAGAATGGCCAAAACAGACCCCGCAAGAATCAAAAAAACAGACCCTGGACATCCGGAAGTTTGTATAGTTTTTGAATATCATAAAGCCTTTTCATCTC from Caminibacter pacificus encodes:
- the trpS gene encoding tryptophan--tRNA ligase; translation: MRVVSGMRPTGKLHLGHFIGVLKNWKELQEKYDCFFFVADWHALTTKFDEKIDLRQNSVELVKEWIASGIDPEKTTLFIQSEIKEHAELYLIFNMITPVSWLERNPTYKDAMQQEEYKKKNNAGFLTYPVLQTADIVLYDADLVPIGEDQKPHLELARDIVNRFHYLYKTEIFKEPQEMLTEVPRLPGLDGRKMSKSFNNAIYLDETPEEIWAKVRMAKTDPARIKKTDPGHPEVCIVFEYHKAFSSPDEVAEIESACRAGTIGCVECKKRCATNIEKVVAPIREKKAQLKNDEILDIINNSNKKARELAKEKMNQVNRVIF